Below is a window of Streptomyces spongiicola DNA.
GTACGCCCGGTTGGTGCGCTTGCACGAGCCGCTGCTGCTCAGGTAGGCGCCGGCGCCGAGGCCGGAGGAGTAGGAGTCGCCGAGGGCCACATAGTCGACCGCGGCCGCGGATTGCGCGGCCCGGGCCTGACCGGTGCCGGTGAGGGCGAGGACGGCGCCGAGCAGGAGCGAGGACGAGAATGCCGCGATTCGGGACAGTTTCATGGAACCTCCCATTAGGGGGATCTCTGCTCAACTGTCGTAGCACGCCCCCTGGTTCACCGGAAGTGTTCATGCCAAAGAGAACGCGGGCAGGCAACAGGGGTGTTACGCAGTCGTTCTTGACGGCCCGTCGGTAACGGCGGGCGGGTACTGCCCAGCATTGCGGCAAAGCTCCATACGCGCGGACAAACACGCCGGTGCAAGCGATCTCCGGTAATCCGCGGGCACCCCGGCACACACCCGCCGGCACCCCCCGCGCCGGGTACCGGAGCAGCGGCGCTCGAGGCACTCGGGTCAGCCCGCGCACGCCGTGCGCGCCGCCCCGTGTACGGCCGGACCGCCCCGCACACCCCCTGTCCGCGTTATGCACACCACAGCCGTCACTGCGACTTCTTCCAGCCCCTCAGACATCGCATTGCATAGCAGTTCCGCGCATTCCAGGACCCGGCGGTGAAAGAAGCCGAAAAGTGCGCCCTACGGCCAGGTCTTGTCATACAGTTCCAATCATCAATACCGTCGTACATCCACCCGCAACGGACCATCAAAGGCGACTCCTGGGGAGGGGTCTGACGTCGCGACGGTCCGGAGCGGGGCGCGGTAGGGGGGTGCCGCGCTCGGTCGCACCTGCGCCGAGTCGCGTACCGCGCGGCCGGCTATGCCAGCTCGCTCAGCCTGTACGGAGATCCGTGCCGTCCTGGCCGGGGTGAGCGCAACCCCCCTTTCGAACCGGACACTCATCCGGACCGCCCGGGGGCGGGCGGTCCACCGGACGAGAGGGAAACCGACTCATGAGCTCGTTCCTGCGCCCGGCGGTCCCGGGGCCTCACGATCCGCCGGCCCGGGCCGGTGCGCCCGAACCGGCCGCGGCGGCGTCCACCGTCGCGGCAACGTCCACCGTCACGGCGACGCACACCGCCACGGCAGCGTCCACCGCCACGGCCGCGCTCGACCGGATACCGGCCCGGTACCGCCCGATCTCCTCACACCTCGCGATCACCCCGCCGGTCAGCGTCGTGATCCCGGCGATGAACGAGGCCGAGAACCTCCCGCACGTCTTCGGGACCCTGCCCGGGTGGATCCACGAAGTCGTGCTCGTCGACGGCAACTCCACGGACGCCACCGTGGACGTCGCACGCGGACTGCGGCCCGACGTCAAGGTCGTCAAGCAGGTCGGCAAAGGCAAGGGGGACGCGCTCATCAGCGGGTTCGCGGCCTGCACCGGCGACATCATCGTCATGGTCGACGCGGACGGCTCGGCGGACGGCCAGGAGATCGTCAGCTATGTCTCCGCGCTGGTCGGCGGCGCCGACTTCGCCAAGGGCTCGCGCTTCGCCAACGGCGGCGGAACCGACGACATGACGCCGATCCGCAAGCTCGGCAACCGGATCCTGTGCGGCATCGTGAACGCCAAGTTCGGTGCCCGCTACACGGACCTCTGCTACGGCTACAACGCCTTCTGGCGCCACTGCCTGGAGAGCATCACCCTCGACTGCACCGGCTTCGAGATCGAGACCCTGATGAACATCCGGGTCGTCAAGGCGGGACTGCGGGTCCAGGAGGTCCCCAGCCACGAGTACCTGCGCATCCACGGTGTGAGCAACCTCAGCGCCGTCCGCGACGGACTGCGGGTGCTCAGGGTGATCCTCAAGGAGAAGGGCGTCCGCCGCGCAGCCCGCGGCGGCCCGGCCACCGGCCTCAACTCCCCTCGAAAGGAAGCGCCTTGAACCATCCGACGTTCTCCGTGGTGATCTGCGTCTACACCGAGGACCGCTGGACGGACATCCTCGCCGCCGTGGATTCGGTGCGCCGCCAGTCACTCCCGGCGCTGGAGACGCTGGTGGTGGTCGACCACAACCCGCGGCTGCTCGACCGGCTCACCGAGGAGTTCACGGCCGGCCGGGAGCCATCGCCACCCGGAGCGGAGGTGCGGGTGCTCGCCAACGCGGGCCCCCGCGGCCTCTCCGCCGGCCGCAACACCGGTGTCGCCGCGGCCCTCGGCGAGTTCCTGGCCTTCCTCGACGACGACGCCGTGGCCGAGCACGACTGGCTGCGGCACCTGGCCGAGGGCTACGGCGACCCGCGGGTGATGGCCGTCGGCGGCAGAACCCTGCCGGTCTGGGCCTCGGGCAGCCGGCCGGCGTGGTTCCCCGAGGAGTTCGACTGGGTCGTCGGATGCACCTACCGCGGGCTGCCGCCCGGCCGGGTCCCGGTCCGCAACGTCCTCGGCGGCAACGCGTCCTTCCGCCGCACCGCCTTCGACGCCGTCGGCGGGTTCGCCACCGGCATCGGAAGGGACGGCGACAGACGGCCCCTGGGCTGCGAGGAGACCGAACTCTGCATACGGCTCCGACGGGCGCTCCCGGACGCGGTGCTGCTGATCGACGACCGTGCCGTCATCCACCACAAGGTCCCCGCGGCCAGGGAGAGCTTCCGCTACTTCCGCACCCGCGCCTACGCCGAGGGGCTGTCCAAGGCCCTGGTCTCACGCAGCGTCGGCAGCCGCAGGGGCCTGGAGACGGAGCGGCGCTACACCACCCGGGTGCTCCCGGCGGGCGTGCTGCGCGGCCTGCGGGACGCCGTGCTGCGGCGGCCCGGCGGAGCCGGCCGCGCCGGGGCCATCGCCGTCGGCGTGGCCGCGGCCGCGGCCGGGTACGCCGCGGCACGGGCGCGCACCCGCCCCGGGGTGGCGTTCTCGTACGGCCCGATCACCGCACACACCCCGCGTCTGGAGGGCGGCATCCGGTGAACGACGAGGCCGTCCCCATCCTCATGTACCACGCGGTGGCGCACCGGCCCGCGCCGGCCGCGCACCGGCTGTCGGTGACGCCGGAGGCGTTCGCCGAGCAGATGGAACTGCTCGGCGAACGCGGGTTCACCCCGGTCACCACCGCGCGGCTCGGCCGGGCCTGGCGGCACGGGGAACCGCTGCCGCCGCGGCCGGTGCTGATCACCTTCGACGACGGCTACGAGGGCGTGCACCGGCACGCCCTTCCCGTGCTCGACAAGCTGGGCTTCGCATCGACGCTGTTCGTGTCGACCGGCTGGCTGCGGGGCCCGCACCACGAGGGCGGTGCGCCCGACACCATGCTGGACTGGGGGCAGGTACGGGAACTCGCCGCGGCCGGCACGGAGATCGGCGGACACTCGCACACCCATCCGCAGCTGGACCAGCTGGACGACGGCCCGCTCCGGTCCGAGGCACTGCGCTGCGGGGAGATCATCACCGCCGAACTGGGCACCGCCCCGGTCTCGTTCGCCTACCCCTACGGCTACTCCAGCCGGCGGGTCCGCCGAGCGGTGCGCGCGGCGGGATACACGCAGTCGCTGGCCGTGGGGAACGCCCTGGCCCGCCGGCGGCAGGGACCGTACGCCCTGGAGCGGGTGACGGTGCGGCGCTCCACGGGCACCGGGGAGTTCGAGCGGCTCGTCGAGGGCCGGCACGTGGCACTCGGCTTCGCCCGGGACCGGGCCCTCACCAAGGGGTACGCCGTCCTGCGCCGTACGAGGAGGGCGGCCCGGTCGCTGCGCACCTGAGTGCCCGGGCGGCCGGACGGGGAGCGGGCGCGGAGACCGGCGGCACGACCCAAAAGGCCGTGCACCGGGGGCCGAGGTGCCGGATCATGGCGCCATGACCGCCACGCCTGAGCACGCTCTGCCGATCCGGCTCAACGTCGACGACAGCGACTCGCCGTCGGACGTCGTCGACGCGCTGTTCCTCGGCCGCTTCGCGGCGGGCGAGCAGCCGTTCTCGCACAGTTCCACGATCGACCGGGTCAAGCCCGGCGCCACGCTGCTGCCGCCGGGCGCCCGGGTGCTGCGCGCCGCGCGCGACGACGACCGGAGCGCGACGCTCGCCGAGGGCGACGGCTGGACCCTGCTGGTCTCCCGCTGGAACCGCGGTGCGGACATCACGGTCACCGCGGTCAGCTCCGAACTCGCCGAGCACGTCCACCGGCAGGCGACCGACGGGGTCCAGGACGAACCGGAGCCTCAGCCCGAGAACGTGGCCATGGGCTTCTGGTACGTCTCGCCGCGCCGCGGCCCGCACCGTACGACCCGCCAGATCAGCGCCGGCACCTGGGACGAGGTCCGGCCCAACTACACCGCCCCGGTGGCGAAGGCGATGGACCGGCTGATGAAGGTGACACCGGACGACATCGCGGGCCGGCTGCTCCTGCTGCACGGCCCCCCGGGCACGGGGAAGACGTCCGCGCTGCGGACGCTGGCCCGCTCCTGGCGCGACTGGTGCCAGGTGGACTGCGTGCTCGACCCCGAGCGGCTGTTCAACGACGTCGGCTATCTGATGGACATCGCGATCGGCGAGGACGAGGGGACGGCCAAGGAACGCTGGAGGCTGCTGCTCCTGGAGGACTGCGACGAGCTGATCCGCGGCGAGGCCCGGCACGCCGCGGGCCAGGCGCTGTCCCGGCTGCTGAACCTGACGGACGGGCTGCTCGGCCAGGGCCGGAACGTCCTCGTGGGTGTCACCACCAACGAGGACCTGGAGCGGCTGCACCCCGCGGTCGTCCGGCCGGGCCGCTGTCTCGCGCGGATCGAGGTCGGCCCGCTCACCCGCGAGGAGGCCGTGTCCTGGCTGGGCGCGGAGGAGGGGGTCGGCCGCGAGGGCGCGACGCTGGCGGAGCTGTACGCCCTGCGGCGGGGCACGGTGCCGGCGTCCGTGCCGTCCCAGCACGAAGGGGCGGACGCCGGGCTGTACCTCTGAGGGGGCAGCCCCTGGTCAGCGGCCCCGGCCCGGACCCTGCCCACGCCGCCGGGCACCGGACCGCGCCGGACCGCACCGCACCACCGGTCAGCCGGTTGCCGGACCCGGTCCCGGCCCCGGTCCTGATCCCGCTCTTGGTCATGGTCCTGATCCCGATCCCGATCCCGATCCCGGTCCCGGTCCTGACCCCGATCCCGGTCCTGACCCCGATCCCGGTCATGGTCCCGGCCCGGGTCCCGGTCCCGACCCGGGGTCAGTTCCGGTAGGTGGCGCGCAGCGCGTCCTGCACCGCCGAGAGCGCGTCCGCGCGGGACAGGCCGAGGCGGTGGACCTGTTCGGCGTACGCCTGGGCGGCCGCCGCCGCCTGGCGCTCGGCGGCGTCACCGGCCGCCGCGACGAACGTGCCGTTGCGGCCCCGGGTTTCGACCACCCCGTCTCCCTCGAGGGCCCGGTACGCCTTGGCGACGGTGTTGGCGGCGAGGCCGAGATCCTCCGCGAGTCCCCGCACGGTGGGCAGTTTGTATCCGACGGGCAGTTCGCCGGAGCGGGCCTGGGCCGAGATCTGGGAGCGGAGCTGTTCGTAGGGCGCGGGGGCCGCGTCCGTGTCGATGACGATTTTCAAGGTCACTACGCGATTGTCCCCCACTTCCGGGGTCCGGGCACGCCGCTGCGGAGCCCCGGGAAAATGACGGGCGTGCACGGGGGCGCGCGCGTAGCGTGCCGCCTCATGACCGTGATCGTCCGCGCCTTCCGCGCGCCGGGAGACGCCGAAGCCGTCGCCCGGGTCCGCCACGCCGCACTTCCGTTCCTGCCCGTCACCCCCGAGGCCCTGGTGTTCGAGGGGGAGCATGCGCATCCGAACTCCCGCTACCGGCCGCTGGTCGCCGAGGAGGACGGGGAGCTGATCGGCACGGCCCAGGTGGGGCTCGCCCACGACAGTCCCGAACCGGGGGTCGGGTACGCGAACGTCTATGTGCACCCCGGGCGCCGCGGACGGGGCGCGGGTAGTGCCGTCGTGCGCGCCGCCGAGGAGTATCTGGCCGGTGCGGGCGCCACCGAGGTCTACACCTGGGTGCTGGACGAGCCCGGGCACCGTGCCTTCGCGGAGCGGCACGGCTACCGGGCCGGACGCACCGCGCACTTCCTCCGCCTCGATCTGGCCGGCGGGACGCTGCCGCCGCTGCGGACCCCGCCGGACGGGGTGCGGATCGTGCCGGCATCCGACTTCGCCGGCGACCCCCGGCCGCTGTTCGAGCTGGACGCCGCCGCGTCGGCGGACGAACCGGGCGATGTGCCGACCGAGTTGACCGACTACGGCCACTGGCTCGACGAGACCTGGGGTCATCCGATGCTCAGCCGGCACCTGACCTCGGTCGCCGTCGCGGACGGACGCCCGGTGGCCTTCAGCGCGGCCCGCACGGACGGCGCGACCCGCTACTGGACCGCCATGACCGGCACCCTCCGGGAGTACCGTGGCCGCGGGCTGGCCAAGCTGGTGAAGAACGACTCGCTGCACCGGGCGCGGGACGCCGGGTGCAGCGAAGCGTTCACCGGCAACGACGCGGGCAACGCCCCGATGCTCGCCGTCAACGAGTGGTTCGGCTACGAGATCTGCGCGACGGAGGTGCGCCATGTCCGCACGCTGGGGTGATTCCCGGGTCGATGTCACCCTGGTCAAGGCCGGTCGTACGAAGATCCGTTATCCGGCGGTGGTCGTCGCCGACGACGGCACCCGGATCACCGTCCGGGCGCCGTGGGCGGGTGACGGCGTGAAGGACTTCGGGTTCGTCCGCTTCGAACCGGGCGACGTCTTCACCGAGTACTACTGGCGCGACCGCTGGTACGCCGTCAAGGAGGTCCGGGCGGGAGACGGGACGCTGAAGGGCTGGTACACGGACATCACCCGGCCCGCCCGGGTGTCCGGGGGCGAGCTGGTGGTGGAGGACCTGGACCTGGATCTGTGGGTGTCGGCCGACGGCGCCCTGGTCCTGCGGCTGGACGAGGACGAGTTCGCCGCGAGCGGTCTCACCGAGCGGGACCCCCGGGCGGCCGAGCAGGCCGAGCACGCCCTGGACACCCTGGAACTCCTCGCCCGGCAGGGCCGGTTCACCCGGCTGCTGGACTGACATCCGTCATCGGCAGCGGCACCGCGCGGTCCGGGACGGCCGGGTCGTGGCCCACCGGGTCGTCGTCCTCGTGCCAGTGGAGGACGAACCGCTCACCCCTGCGGTACGCCGCGAACCCGGCCCTGCTGTACGCGACCATGTCCTCGGGCAGCGCCGCCAGCGGGTGCCAGGCCAGCTCCGAGCACTTGTGCGGTTCCCGGTTGTAGGGCTCTTTCCGGGCCGCTGCGCCGGGCTGGCCGCCCCTCCCGTGGACCGCCTCGAAGAACCAGCCGGTGCGCGGTGCGCCGCCGGGCCCCCGGTGCTGCATGACCAGGGCGACGCGCAGATCCTCCGGCGCCAACTCGACGCCGGTCTCCTCGAACGCCTCGCGCACCATGGCGGCGCGGACGTCCTCACCGTCCTCCACGTGCCCCGACGGGGCGTGCCACAGTCCGTCCGCGTAGCCGGTGCCCGCCCGGCGGCCGAGCAGCACGTCGTCGCCGCGCCGCAGGACGAGGTGGACGTCGACGACTTCGCTGTGCCGGGCCGGGGCCGCATCGGCGGACCCGCCCGCCGCCTCTCCGGCGACGGTGTCGGCGACCACGTCGGCGACCACGTCAGCGGCCTCTTCGGCGACCGCGTCTCGGCGGACCGGCTCCGTCCGGGCCACCAGGGCGTACCGCTCGTCGTGCACCGGACGGCCCCAGAGCCCGGGCACGTCCGACAGCCGCTCGTGGTCGATCCGCCGGCTCAGCGGCCCCAGGGCGCGGATCAACCGGGCAGCCGGCAGTCCGCTGCCGCCCCACACCCCCTCGACCAGCACCAGCCGCCCGCCCGGGCGCAGCAGTGACGCCCAGTGGGCGAGAGCCGCCTCGGGATCGGGCAGCGCCCACAGCACATGGCGGGCCAGCGCGACGTCGAAACGCCGGCCCCCGACCGGAGGCCGTTCGGCGGGTCCCGTCAGCACCTCGGCCGTCGTGCCGGCGAGTTTGCGGCGAGCGGCGTCCGCCATCCGCGGCGAGAGGTCGACGGCGGTCAACCGGTGGCCCTGCTCGGCGGCGAGCAGGGCGAGGCTGCCCGTACCGCATCCGAGGTCGAGCACATCGGAGGGATCCGGCGGCAGCCAGTGCCGCACCCGTTCCGCCCAGGCACGGCGGACCCCGGGGTCGCGCAGCCCGTGGTCGGGCTCCTCGTCGAAGGTGTCCGCGGCGGCGTCCCAGTCGATCGTCGTCATGCATCCGATCATGGCAGCCGCCACTGACACGACGAGGTGGCCGCGACGGGTGGCCCGACGGCCCGCGCCACGACGCGCCACGACGCGCGACGGCATGCACGACGGCAAGTGAGCGTACGCACACGATCCGCGACGTTCCTCAGTCCCCGCTTACCGGCCCCTTAAAGCGACCATAAGGATCGCCGTCACCCCACCGCAGCAGCCCTTCTCGGCGTTTCGGCGGGCTAGCTTGCTGGTCGCCGGGCGGGGTCCGGACGTCGGTACCGCTGACGGACCCGGGGCCGCACCGCGGTGCGGGCCCCCGCCCGGGCTCCCTCCCCCTACGCAACTGCTGAAGGAGACCCCCACCATGACCGCTCGCCGCAGGACCGCCGCCGTCGCCGCGTTCGGGATCGCGCCGATCGCGCTGACCGGGCTCGCCGCTTCACCGGCCGTCGCGCACGGGTCGATGACGGATCCGGTGAGCCGGGTGTCCGCGTGCTACGCCGAGGGACCGGAGAGCCCGAAGTCCGCGGCCTGCAAGGCGGCGGTCGCGGCCAGTGGGACCCAGGCGTTCTACGACTGGAACGAGGTCAACATCGCCGACGCCGCGGGCGACCACAGGTCGCTGATCCCCGACGGCAGGCTGTGCAGCGCCGACCGGGACAAGTACAAAGGCCTCGATCTGCCGAGAGCGGACTGGCCCGCGTCGAGGCTCACGCCCGGCGTCCACACGTTCCGCTACAAGGCGACCGCCCCGCACCGGGGTACGTTCGAGCTGTACCTCACGAAGGACGGCTACGACCCGTCGAGGCCGCTCAGGTGGTCGGATCTGGAGGCGCGGCCGTTCGCCAGGGTCACGGATCCCGGGCTGGTGAACGGGGAGTACGTCTTCGACGGGACGGTGCCGGCGCGGTCCGGCCGCCACCTGGTCTACTCGATCTGGCAGCGGTCCGACTCGCCCGAGGCCTTCTACACCTGCTCGGACGTGGTCTTCGGCCGCGACACCGGCGGCTCGGCGGGCGGCGGCGCCCCGGCACCGACCGCCTCCGCCCCCTCGGACGAGCAGATCCGGCAGGGTGCGGACAAGTCCGGCGTTGAGCACGAAGGACACGGCGGACACGGCGAACACGCAGGACACGGCGGACCCGGCGGAGGCGAAGCAGACGGAGGACGGGGCGGACAGGGCGGACGCGGAGGGGACGGCGAGGACGGCGGCTCCGGGGCGCCGGGCACCGGCGCCGCCCCCGCCACTCCGAAGGCGGCTGCGCGGCCGGACACCGGGAAGGACGGCGGGACCTCCGGCGAGGGGAGCGCCCCCGAGAGC
It encodes the following:
- a CDS encoding GNAT family N-acetyltransferase; this translates as MTVIVRAFRAPGDAEAVARVRHAALPFLPVTPEALVFEGEHAHPNSRYRPLVAEEDGELIGTAQVGLAHDSPEPGVGYANVYVHPGRRGRGAGSAVVRAAEEYLAGAGATEVYTWVLDEPGHRAFAERHGYRAGRTAHFLRLDLAGGTLPPLRTPPDGVRIVPASDFAGDPRPLFELDAAASADEPGDVPTELTDYGHWLDETWGHPMLSRHLTSVAVADGRPVAFSAARTDGATRYWTAMTGTLREYRGRGLAKLVKNDSLHRARDAGCSEAFTGNDAGNAPMLAVNEWFGYEICATEVRHVRTLG
- a CDS encoding lytic polysaccharide monooxygenase auxiliary activity family 9 protein; this encodes MTARRRTAAVAAFGIAPIALTGLAASPAVAHGSMTDPVSRVSACYAEGPESPKSAACKAAVAASGTQAFYDWNEVNIADAAGDHRSLIPDGRLCSADRDKYKGLDLPRADWPASRLTPGVHTFRYKATAPHRGTFELYLTKDGYDPSRPLRWSDLEARPFARVTDPGLVNGEYVFDGTVPARSGRHLVYSIWQRSDSPEAFYTCSDVVFGRDTGGSAGGGAPAPTASAPSDEQIRQGADKSGVEHEGHGGHGEHAGHGGPGGGEADGGRGGQGGRGGDGEDGGSGAPGTGAAPATPKAAARPDTGKDGGTSGEGSAPESDGSGKSLAETGGDGGTPYLAAAGAAVVLLGAAVVRAATRRRAGR
- a CDS encoding glycosyltransferase family 2 protein, with protein sequence MNHPTFSVVICVYTEDRWTDILAAVDSVRRQSLPALETLVVVDHNPRLLDRLTEEFTAGREPSPPGAEVRVLANAGPRGLSAGRNTGVAAALGEFLAFLDDDAVAEHDWLRHLAEGYGDPRVMAVGGRTLPVWASGSRPAWFPEEFDWVVGCTYRGLPPGRVPVRNVLGGNASFRRTAFDAVGGFATGIGRDGDRRPLGCEETELCIRLRRALPDAVLLIDDRAVIHHKVPAARESFRYFRTRAYAEGLSKALVSRSVGSRRGLETERRYTTRVLPAGVLRGLRDAVLRRPGGAGRAGAIAVGVAAAAAGYAAARARTRPGVAFSYGPITAHTPRLEGGIR
- a CDS encoding GntR family transcriptional regulator; translated protein: MTLKIVIDTDAAPAPYEQLRSQISAQARSGELPVGYKLPTVRGLAEDLGLAANTVAKAYRALEGDGVVETRGRNGTFVAAAGDAAERQAAAAAQAYAEQVHRLGLSRADALSAVQDALRATYRN
- a CDS encoding polysaccharide deacetylase family protein, with translation MNDEAVPILMYHAVAHRPAPAAHRLSVTPEAFAEQMELLGERGFTPVTTARLGRAWRHGEPLPPRPVLITFDDGYEGVHRHALPVLDKLGFASTLFVSTGWLRGPHHEGGAPDTMLDWGQVRELAAAGTEIGGHSHTHPQLDQLDDGPLRSEALRCGEIITAELGTAPVSFAYPYGYSSRRVRRAVRAAGYTQSLAVGNALARRRQGPYALERVTVRRSTGTGEFERLVEGRHVALGFARDRALTKGYAVLRRTRRAARSLRT
- a CDS encoding DUF402 domain-containing protein — encoded protein: MSARWGDSRVDVTLVKAGRTKIRYPAVVVADDGTRITVRAPWAGDGVKDFGFVRFEPGDVFTEYYWRDRWYAVKEVRAGDGTLKGWYTDITRPARVSGGELVVEDLDLDLWVSADGALVLRLDEDEFAASGLTERDPRAAEQAEHALDTLELLARQGRFTRLLD
- a CDS encoding glycosyltransferase family 2 protein; translation: MSSFLRPAVPGPHDPPARAGAPEPAAAASTVAATSTVTATHTATAASTATAALDRIPARYRPISSHLAITPPVSVVIPAMNEAENLPHVFGTLPGWIHEVVLVDGNSTDATVDVARGLRPDVKVVKQVGKGKGDALISGFAACTGDIIVMVDADGSADGQEIVSYVSALVGGADFAKGSRFANGGGTDDMTPIRKLGNRILCGIVNAKFGARYTDLCYGYNAFWRHCLESITLDCTGFEIETLMNIRVVKAGLRVQEVPSHEYLRIHGVSNLSAVRDGLRVLRVILKEKGVRRAARGGPATGLNSPRKEAP
- a CDS encoding methyltransferase domain-containing protein, which codes for MTTIDWDAAADTFDEEPDHGLRDPGVRRAWAERVRHWLPPDPSDVLDLGCGTGSLALLAAEQGHRLTAVDLSPRMADAARRKLAGTTAEVLTGPAERPPVGGRRFDVALARHVLWALPDPEAALAHWASLLRPGGRLVLVEGVWGGSGLPAARLIRALGPLSRRIDHERLSDVPGLWGRPVHDERYALVARTEPVRRDAVAEEAADVVADVVADTVAGEAAGGSADAAPARHSEVVDVHLVLRRGDDVLLGRRAGTGYADGLWHAPSGHVEDGEDVRAAMVREAFEETGVELAPEDLRVALVMQHRGPGGAPRTGWFFEAVHGRGGQPGAAARKEPYNREPHKCSELAWHPLAALPEDMVAYSRAGFAAYRRGERFVLHWHEDDDPVGHDPAVPDRAVPLPMTDVSPAAG
- a CDS encoding DUF5925 domain-containing protein — translated: MTATPEHALPIRLNVDDSDSPSDVVDALFLGRFAAGEQPFSHSSTIDRVKPGATLLPPGARVLRAARDDDRSATLAEGDGWTLLVSRWNRGADITVTAVSSELAEHVHRQATDGVQDEPEPQPENVAMGFWYVSPRRGPHRTTRQISAGTWDEVRPNYTAPVAKAMDRLMKVTPDDIAGRLLLLHGPPGTGKTSALRTLARSWRDWCQVDCVLDPERLFNDVGYLMDIAIGEDEGTAKERWRLLLLEDCDELIRGEARHAAGQALSRLLNLTDGLLGQGRNVLVGVTTNEDLERLHPAVVRPGRCLARIEVGPLTREEAVSWLGAEEGVGREGATLAELYALRRGTVPASVPSQHEGADAGLYL